The following DNA comes from Anaerosoma tenue.
GCTGTCTCGATCGTGCCGCGAGGCCGTCAGTGGGAAGAGGTCTCCCGTATCGTGGCCACCACATCGTCGGCGTGACCCTCGAGCTTGACCTTGTGCCATGCGCGAGCTATCACGCCCTCGGGGTCGATCAGGAACGTGCGGCGTTTGGCTGCGACACCCAGCACCTCGCGGGCGCCGTATGCGTCGATGATGGTCTTGTCCTTGTCGGAGATCATCGGGAACGTCAGGTCGAACTTGTCGATGAACTTCTGCTGGATCTCGGGTTTGTCGGCTGAGACGCCCACGACCAGGGCGTTCAAGGACTCCAGCTCATCGCGATGCTCCTGGAAGTCCTTGGCTTCATGCGTTCAACCCGGGGTGTTCGCGCGCGGGTAGAAATACACCACCACCCACTCGCCCCGGTGATCCGAGAGCCTGAACCGGTCACCACCGGTGGCCATCGCGTCGATCTCCGGCGCGGGCATGCCTGCTTCGAGCACGACCTGGTCGGCCACAACGCCTCCTCACATCGGGGATCCTCATCATGGTTCGTACCACACGGTGTCCGCGCCGAGTCAACCGGTGCGGCCCGATGCGGTCATTGGGTGTAGCATTGCCGCATGCGATTCCTGGTTGACGGCTACAATGTGACGCGGAGCGACCCCGCCACGAAGGATCTCGCGCTCGAGGAGCAGCGCGAGGCTCTCGTAGCGCGTCTGGCCGCCCGTCGGCGTGAACTGCTGGGTGACGGCGAGGTGGCCGTTGTCTTCGACGGCGTCGCCGGAGGCGGCAGCGGCGCCGGGCGTGGAGCGGTGGAGGTGCGGTACGCGCGCAGTCCGGAGAGCGCCGACGACCTCATCGCGCGACTCGCCGCGGGTGGCGGCGTCACGGTGGTGACCTCCGACGGAGGGCTCGCGCGTCGGGTGGAGGGCACGGGAGCGGTCGTCGTTCCCTCGGCCACGTGTTTCGAGGGCGTGCGCGGGCGGAGACGCCGCGGCGGCCGGTATCCGGCGTCCACCGTCGGGCTGCCGGCAGGAGCGAACGAGATAACGCGCGAACTGAAGGACCTCTGGCTGAAGGACGGGGAGTGAGCGATGCCGGGTATCGGGGTTGCGGTCAACATCATCGCGGTGCTCGTGGGTACCGCGATCGGGCTCGTGTTCGGCCGCCTCATCTCCGAGCGGTTCCGTGCGATCGCCTACTCGGGGATCGGACTCGCCGTCATCGTCATCGGTGTCGCGATGGCGCTGGGCGGGCTTGGTGATCTGGGGGCGACGGCCATCGGAGACTACTCGGCACTTGTGCTCGTGGGCGCGCTCGTGGTTGGTTCGATCACCGGCGAGGCGATGCGCATCGAGCACTACCTCGAGCGTTTCGGTCTGTGGCTTCAGGAGAAGGCGTACCGCGCGCCGATGCTCGCGCCGGGCAAGGTCGACCAGCCGGGGGAGAAGGGGCACACGCTGGTGGAGGGTTTCGTTGCGGCGAGCCTGCTCTTCTGCGTGGGCGCGATGACGGTGCTTGGCTCGCTTCAGGACGGGCTCGGCGACCCGTCGCTCCTCTACCTCAAGGCGCTGCTGGACGGGATCGCCTCGATGGCGCTCGCAACCACGCTTGGCGCGGGGGTCGGGCTCTCGGTCATCCCCATCCTCCTCATCCAGG
Coding sequences within:
- a CDS encoding NYN domain-containing protein, which gives rise to MRFLVDGYNVTRSDPATKDLALEEQREALVARLAARRRELLGDGEVAVVFDGVAGGGSGAGRGAVEVRYARSPESADDLIARLAAGGGVTVVTSDGGLARRVEGTGAVVVPSATCFEGVRGRRRRGGRYPASTVGLPAGANEITRELKDLWLKDGE
- a CDS encoding DUF554 domain-containing protein, with protein sequence MPGIGVAVNIIAVLVGTAIGLVFGRLISERFRAIAYSGIGLAVIVIGVAMALGGLGDLGATAIGDYSALVLVGALVVGSITGEAMRIEHYLERFGLWLQEKAYRAPMLAPGKVDQPGEKGHTLVEGFVAASLLFCVGAMTVLGSLQDGLGDPSLLYLKALLDGIASMALATTLGAGVGLSVIPILLIQGGIVLAATGVEPYITPAVVASIEAVGGALILAIGLDLAQIKRLPVGNMLPSVFLAAFLALILV
- a CDS encoding peroxiredoxin gives rise to the protein MPAPEIDAMATGGDRFRLSDHRGEWVVVYFYPRANTPGUTHEAKDFQEHRDELESLNALVVGVSADKPEIQQKFIDKFDLTFPMISDKDKTIIDAYGAREVLGVAAKRRTFLIDPEGVIARAWHKVKLEGHADDVVATIRETSSH